The sequence CCGACGGCGCCGGCGAGCTGCCAGCTGGCGTCGATGTAGGGACCGGCCTTGCGATAGGAGGAGGCGATCCCCTCCCCGACGCCCTCCCGACGGTCGCTCTGCTCCTTGCCGGCCACGCGCCCTTCCGAAAAAAAGCAGCGCCGTTTAGCACGCGCATACAGTGACAGTCAAACCGCTCGTGTTATCCTTGCGCTCGTGCTCCGGCCGTACAGCAACCTGCTCGGAAGCTCGCGTTCCGCGCACCGCGCGACCCTGCGCGCCGAGCGCCTGAAGGCCGTCTGGCAAGTCGCGCGCGCCCTGAAGGCCATCGTGTCGGTGACAGTCAATGCAGCCGTCGAGCTGGTCCTGATCTGCTGCCTGCCGCTCGCCTACCTGGTGTCTACGTATCTAGTCGTGGATCTGCCGGCTCGCTTCATCGGACACCGGGGAGCGTACGGAAAGGTGGGCGCGCTTCTCTTCGTGGGGGCGCTTG is a genomic window of Deltaproteobacteria bacterium containing:
- a CDS encoding AtpZ/AtpI family protein, translated to MSLYARAKRRCFFSEGRVAGKEQSDRREGVGEGIASSYRKAGPYIDASWQLAGAVGLGTLLGWWLDKKLATGPWLLVSGALFGIGMGFYLFFKILAKIGKGGK